A section of the Anabaena cylindrica PCC 7122 genome encodes:
- a CDS encoding DUF29 domain-containing protein, which yields MKPILPTLSSSLYNQDFHLWVESTIEILQQKRFEELEIENLISEIESMGNNDKKSIKTNLRILLMHLLKWQYQPEKRTNSWRTTIKEHRNRLEDDFADSPSLKNYFLEVFNECYQKARDLAASETGLSIAVFPVECPFDTNLVLKSDFLPE from the coding sequence ATGAAACCTATATTACCCACCTTATCATCTTCTCTCTACAACCAAGACTTTCATCTTTGGGTAGAGTCAACAATTGAAATATTACAACAAAAAAGATTTGAAGAATTAGAGATTGAAAACCTAATCTCCGAAATAGAAAGCATGGGGAATAATGATAAAAAGTCAATTAAAACTAACTTGAGAATTTTGTTAATGCACCTGTTAAAATGGCAATATCAACCAGAAAAACGGACAAATAGCTGGCGCACAACCATTAAAGAACATCGTAACCGTTTAGAAGATGATTTTGCAGATAGTCCGAGCTTAAAGAATTATTTTTTAGAAGTGTTTAATGAGTGTTATCAAAAAGCGAGAGATTTAGCAGCTTCAGAAACAGGTTTATCTATAGCTGTTTTTCCTGTGGAATGTCCTTTTGATACTAATTTAGTCCTCAAATCTGATTTTTTACCAGAATAG
- a CDS encoding putative toxin-antitoxin system toxin component, PIN family, whose amino-acid sequence MKLVLDTNVLIAAFIAKGMCSKVVEHCLIVHSPITSDFILNELHEKLTVKFKYSLEDAGEVINLLRSRMQVVIPIPLNAPVCRDSDDDMILATAIAGEAVCIITGDKDLLILKMFESIQIIDPKEFAASEEMLK is encoded by the coding sequence ATGAAGCTAGTTCTAGATACCAATGTTCTGATTGCTGCTTTTATTGCTAAAGGGATGTGTAGCAAAGTTGTTGAACACTGTCTAATTGTACATTCTCCCATTACTTCAGATTTTATTCTCAATGAATTACATGAAAAACTGACAGTAAAGTTTAAATACTCTCTTGAAGATGCGGGAGAAGTTATAAATTTATTGCGTTCTAGGATGCAGGTTGTAATACCAATACCCTTAAATGCGCCTGTCTGTCGTGATTCAGATGATGATATGATTTTAGCGACAGCGATCGCAGGAGAAGCCGTTTGCATTATTACAGGGGATAAAGATTTATTAATATTGAAAATGTTTGAATCAATTCAAATTATTGATCCAAAGGAATTTGCGGCTTCTGAAGAAATGCTGAAATAG